A window of Acidobacteriota bacterium genomic DNA:
TGCGGGGCTACGTGCTGTGGGAGCCCGGCGACGTTTTCGACTACAGCCGCCTGCTCGGCTTGCAGCGGTCTTTGGGGGATAGCCCGTACTTTCAACGGGTGGAGGTGGAGCCCCGGCGCGCCGCCGCCAGCGACGAGCGCATCGTGCCCATCGACGTCTTCCTGACCCCCGCCCGGCCCCAGAAGTGGGATCTGGGCCTCGGCTACGGCACCGACACCGGCCCCCGCTTCCGCGCCGACCTCCAGCTGCGGCGCATCAACCGCCGGGGACATCGTGGCCATGCGATCTTGAGCGTCTCGAGTATCGAGCGCACCTTCGAAGGCCGGTATTCCATCCCCGGGCCCTATCCCCGCACCGACGTGCTCTCCTTCTACGCCGGCTATTCCCTGCAGGAGCCGGACCAGAGCGACAGTGAGAGCTATCTCGTGGGAACCAGCTTCACCCGATCCCGAGGCGGCTGGCGGGAGTCCTACGGCCTGGGATACGAACGCACCAACTTCACCGTCGGTCCCGACGAAGGCACCGCCCGCCTGCTGATCCCGGAAGTGGCCTGGAAGCGAGTGGAGGCCGACGACCGGCTGCTGCCCAGCGAGGGCTATCTCGCCGAGATCCGGCTGCGGGGAGCCGACGAATCGGTGCTCTCCGACGCTTCTTTCGGCCAGATTCTGACCCGCGCCAAGGGGGTCTATACGGTGGTCGAGGACGTTCGGGTGCTGGGCCGTCTGGAGGTCGGGCGGACCTTCACCGGCGACCTGCGGCAGCTGCCGCCGTCGGCCCGGTACTTCGCCGGTGGCGACCGCAGCGTGCGCGGCTACGGCTACCAGGATCTGGCGCCGTCGGACCCTCAATGCGTGGCCGCGGCTGTGGCGGGCGGCCTCGATCCGGCGGAGCAGGATTGCCTGGTGGGGGG
This region includes:
- a CDS encoding autotransporter assembly complex family protein, whose product is MRVEGVDGDLKRNVEALLSIRGVKNPSLEEARQLHSQALEEIRRALEPFGYYRPRVESRLEKQENGDWLARYRVIPGEPVRLEESDVRLSGPGANDPGFQSLVRDFPLSQGSVLDHQRYEAGKESLVTYAQRTGYLDGDFEAAEVRVNLERYAANLDLAFTTGPQYRLGEVTFHQDFLNENVVRGYVLWEPGDVFDYSRLLGLQRSLGDSPYFQRVEVEPRRAAASDERIVPIDVFLTPARPQKWDLGLGYGTDTGPRFRADLQLRRINRRGHRGHAILSVSSIERTFEGRYSIPGPYPRTDVLSFYAGYSLQEPDQSDSESYLVGTSFTRSRGGWRESYGLGYERTNFTVGPDEGTARLLIPEVAWKRVEADDRLLPSEGYLAEIRLRGADESVLSDASFGQILTRAKGVYTVVEDVRVLGRLEVGRTFTGDLRQLPPSARYFAGGDRSVRGYGYQDLAPSDPQCVAAAVAGGLDPAEQDCLVGGKGLITGGLEVDWLFFERWGRWGLAAFWDFGNALEDLALDDFGELEQGAGVGLRWLSPVGLVRLDVAAAISRPGTPVRFHFSVGPDL